Part of the Fusobacterium sp. FSA-380-WT-3A genome is shown below.
TCAATACCACATACACTTTCCTTTGGAAAAATAGTATTGGAGATATTACCAAATTATAGTGGAAATGTAAATTCTTTGTGGTGGGCATTATCATTAGGCGCTTGTTTAGGAGGAAATATGACAATAGTAGGAGCAGCAGCTAATATGGTAGGAACCTCAGTAGCAAAGAAAGTAGGAATAGAAATAACCTTTAAAGAATTTTTTAAATGGGGAACAATAGTAGTAATACAATCAATTATATTAAGTTTAATTTATATTTATGTAAGATATTGATAGGGGGAAAAATGAAACTTGCTAATTATTTTGATAAAGAATTAATATTTATAAATGTGAAAGGAAATACACAAGAAGAAGTAATAAAAAATATGGTAGAACATATAGCTTCTAAAGAAGATATAGTATTAAATAGTAAAGAAGAAATAAAGAAAGCTATAATAAAAAGAGAAAATGAAATATCCACAGCAATAGGAATGGGAGTAGCTGTACCCCATGCAAGAATTCAAAATTTTAATGATTTTATAGTAGCAGTAGGATTATTGGAAACACCTATAGAAGTACAAGTAGAAGGATTATTAGAAAAAGATAAGGTAAAAGTAGTGTTTTTAGTAATTTCAGACATATTAAAGAATAAAAATATGTTAAAAATAATGGGTGGAATATCAAAAATAGCTTTAAAAAAACCAGAATATTTAGAAAAGATAAAGAATGCTAAAACAGAAAAAGAGGTAATAGAGGCAGTAGAGAAAGCTGATGTAGAGTTTGGACATAAGATAACAGCAGATGATGTATTAAGCCCAGATATATCACCAGTAAAAGAAGATACAACTTTAGAGATGGTAGCTAAAAGATTAATAAATGAAAAAATAAGTGGAATACCAGTAGTAGATGAGAAAAATAACTTTTTAGGGGAAATAACAGAAAAAGAGTTAATAGAATATGGAATGCCCAAATATTTATCATTGATGAAAGATTTAGACTTTTTAACAGTAGGAGAACCATTTGAAGAATATTTATTAAAAGAGGAAACAGCAACAATAAAGGAATTATATAGAAGAAAAGAGAATCTATATGTAATAGATAAGAAAACACCAATAATGGAGATATGTTTTATAATGGTGAAAAAAGGAATAACAAGAATATATGTAGTAGAAAATGGAAAATTATATGGAGTAATAAGAAGATACGATATAATAAAAAAAGTACTACATATTTAA
Proteins encoded:
- a CDS encoding PTS sugar transporter subunit IIA, with amino-acid sequence MKLANYFDKELIFINVKGNTQEEVIKNMVEHIASKEDIVLNSKEEIKKAIIKRENEISTAIGMGVAVPHARIQNFNDFIVAVGLLETPIEVQVEGLLEKDKVKVVFLVISDILKNKNMLKIMGGISKIALKKPEYLEKIKNAKTEKEVIEAVEKADVEFGHKITADDVLSPDISPVKEDTTLEMVAKRLINEKISGIPVVDEKNNFLGEITEKELIEYGMPKYLSLMKDLDFLTVGEPFEEYLLKEETATIKELYRRKENLYVIDKKTPIMEICFIMVKKGITRIYVVENGKLYGVIRRYDIIKKVLHI